The Primulina tabacum isolate GXHZ01 chromosome 1, ASM2559414v2, whole genome shotgun sequence genome contains the following window.
TCTACTTTCTTCGATTATTTTGTGTTAGTTCTGCCACTAAAAAAATTGGTGGTTTTAGGAGAAGGTTGTTCTTCATAGCATGCTAGCGTGTAATAAGTAATTTGGCAGTAAAAAATGGTTTTACATAGACATGGATGTGTACTAGAGCACACCGTGTCCTTTTCGTTTGTTCAAAATGCCACTTCTTAACTATAGTTCGAAGTCTAACAAGCTTATCCGCATTATTATGAGTGAAATAAATAAGTTGATAACTAACGATCGACTAACTTGGTTTTTTTAAACCTCATTATTTATCACCAAAATAAGTTGAAAACTAACAATCCACTAACTTGGTTTTTATAAACCTCATTATTTATCTATTAAGCACTCAAATGAATAATGATGGCCGGTTTttcattataaaaaaaatcatgattaaatacagtcaaaaataaattttgaaaaattcaatATCTCCAAACCTTAAGAAAAGAACAAAATGGAGAATACAAAATATTCACATCTTTTGAAGCCATGATTAGCTAATATCATCATAAAATATTGCCTCTTCCCATTATTCTCAAATTATACTTAAgaaaaggtaaaaaaaaaaaacccacgtCTAACGGTCTAAGGAATGTGATTTCCGCTGTTAATTTGATCCCATTTCTGCTGATTTGTTTATTTTCTAAGACTAGCATGAAGCACGTGCGATGCACGTAAATACCAATTATatgctaaaaattaaaattttgattttataaaaaaataatttgaatcattttgttattaatttgaatttattctcttgtTATGTTagacgaataaattaattaagaacttatataatttactttcaaattttttgtcaaatcaaaattaaagttgttaattttatgttatgaaataaattataagtaGCACAATATATCGAACCAAATGAactgaaacaaatttttaaaaaatatatatccaaaCATCACCTATAAGGCatagtaaaataaaaattaattaaattatggacTTTATCAATGTATAATCATAAGTTACATAAATTAAGCACACTAACGATAAATattcatcaaaattcaaaaaaatatcaaaactaacgagataataatattgatagtaaaatataactcatttaaataagattatatggtaaatatcaaataaaatctgataaactcataaaataattattaaatataaaatttaaactaccGGTATGATTttcacttaaaaaatataaatataaccaAATACATAACTTGCATAAAAAAGgttattttttgtatttgttgAATTAGttagtttgatttaaaaataaataaataaataaagatgtTAATATATCATATGTAAAAGCTCTGATACTTTGATAGATGTTAATCAATGatcattataatttatatttattattgataattgaaataattaaaaatgtgaAGGGTAATTACGTCCATTCACAATTgaaaaacatttccagaatccACACTTTGataggtatatatatagattaattgcataaatttatCTATGTGAACTGATTCGCATTCGCATATCTTTGCTTAGACTTCCAGTTAACTGTTGTGGACTAGATGTACATTTCAGTATTTCAATGCCGTAGAGCTTGTGCACCttattattttactattttcaTGAGTTTCTGTTTTATTTGTTTCGGTTGGTGTGAGATGAATTTTGCCACGTCTGATTTACTTGTTTCATCTTGAATCTTTGGTTGTTTACATAGTTGGGAACGTCGGCGTGCAGCAGGTGATTGGACAATAGTTCTTTGTGTGGGAGTTAGAAGTATCCCAAATATGAAAGGTTTTAAAGCTAAAGTAAGAGTAGCAGTTGTGGCTATCTTAGCTGTATCGATAGGCCTTACTGGTCTTTATGGCTTATTGAAACCAATGTCAAATGGTTGTGTAATGACATACATGTATCCTACATACATTCCCATATCAACGCCAGAAAACATGTCTTCCACAAAGTACGGTCTGTATCTGTACCGCGAAGGATGGACAAATATTGATTTTGACGAGcatcttaaaaatcttaatgGCATTCCAGTTCTTTTCATCCCTGGGAACGGCGGAAGCTACAAACAGGCaagtctctctctctctctctctctctctatgtGGAGTTTTGAAGCTATCTGATGTTTTCCATTAGTATTTCCTTTTTATCTGGTGGAAATTTGGACAATGTAATTATTTTGATTCAGTTGTTGCATTTATTGATGGACTTATATCAGTTAGCTTTTGGTCcaaaaattgtaaaacaaatctcaaagtgtgatgaattttgaaatattgatcaAATGTTGACATGCAGCCGTATGTAGTAAGGGCAAAAATTTTGCCATGTAGTCACTCTTTTGATGCTGTCATTGAGTCCGGAATGTTAGACTTTCATATTCACTGTTGGATACACTTGCTTATATGTTACCTGCATTGATGCAGATCAGATCCCTGGGTACCGAATCTGACAGAGCTTATCAAAGTGGTCCACTTGAACGGCATTTCTATCAAGCTTTCCCATATTTGGAAGTGGGAGTAGATACTGATTCGACTGGAAATATGCTACCAAATCAATACACTTCTATGCTTGATTGGTTTGCAGTTGATCTTGAAGGTGAACATTCTGCTATGGATGGTCAGATACTTCAAGAGCATTCAGAATATGTTGTATATGCCATTCACAGACTATCTTTTTGTAACTTTTGCATAAAATTCATTAAGGCTGTGCTATGAATGGCGAATTCAAAATACGTGGCATTTATTACGCTGAAGAACCTTACAGTAGAAGAAAAGAAGTCTAGGAAAGCTGAAGTAATCTAGCTTCTTTGTTAGCATAAATTGTGTCGTTTAGGCTGATGATGAAGTAATCTATATGTATAACATATTTCTCACTGTTGGGGTATGCAATTGTTCATTGTTTTTCTTCATATGAGTTCTCAAGTTTCCTCAATTCTCTTTATCTCATAAAAGTTTCAGTATTTCTGGTCTTCCTCTAAATCTTCAACCACCTCCATGGCTTGCTTATTTTACATTTGCTTGCAGCATTGATGTTTGTCCCTTCTCTTGTAGCTTGGCTCCAGGTATGTTTGGTTTATTACAATCTTTCCATTCGAGTTTTGAAGCGCTTGAATTTCTAGTTTTAACTAAAGAATATGAAAATAGCTCATAAGCAACTCATTGCTAACAAAGCTCGTTATCTTAAAGGCAAGTTATTGTAGTGATCGTAGTGGAGTTTGGAGTTATGACACCTAGAAAAATTTTAGGCAGGCTGCTTTCATGTCGTGATATTATTTTTCCCGGTCTTGCTCAATCCATCTTATTTGATATCAATAAATCAGTGATAGTCCTGAGTGTGAATGTGCAAAGGTTAATCTTGAGCCAGTATATGCTCAAATGATGGTCGTATTTTAATGGAAAATTATGCTAAATATGACAGCATTCAGAATGATTTATGTAGTTCCTGTGAGCTTTTGATGTAATTTTATATCATTGTATAACGTACTGCAGCGGATTGGTATCTGTCAAAACTTTCCACATTTTTGGGATTCTTTACTTATCACTGGTGTCATCTTGCATGGTATAAGTGATTCAAAGCCCGAATTAAACTTCTTTTTGTTTCCCATTCCTGGCTTCCCTTTGTGGGAAATCAGGTTAAGCTTTGGCTGTCTCCTTGCTGGCTacttttcctttatttctgcaTTGGCATTGTACCAgtatatggtgttttatcctaTGGCTGCAATTGGAGTTGTTTCCTTCGCTTTTAGAGTCATACAAAGAAGGAACATAAAGAATGGTGAGACTTACCATGGCAGCAGAAAGCATTCCCATAGACATTAGTATTGCTCTGgtattgattaatatttttgtatCGGTTTTCTTCGTCTGACTCGAGATCATGTGTACTGTTTGATACGATATAATGAGATGAATATAGCTTTGTGCCATGCCTTCAGCACTGATTTTTGTAACACGTATTTCGATTACCGATTAATGTTTGAAAATCATTGCCCTTAAATCCAAACTCTCGGGGATGGTTTAGGTTCGGGTTACAAACAGCCAACGGAAAGGGGGTTGACTCAATTTGAGGAGCCATATAGTTGCACACCACCTACTTATTACTCTTGGGGCATCTCGGTGTTTCTTACACATTTTTCAGCTTGCATTATTAATCAGTATAGATAtagattaaatattttttgtagAGGATCCTCGTTATACTATTGCTAGGTTTCCCCAAATTTCTTGAATCTTTGGATCAAAATTTACAATATCGAATGTGATGAACTAATGGTAATTTTTTGATTCAAATCAACACACAAATAGATCATATATATCACAGTAAAAgacaattttgaaaaatcacaaCGGTAACACAAATGACACAAAAGAACAACCCCAAACATAAACCAAAAATTAAAATGCACACTAAATATTTAATAGGATAAAGAAAGGCAGTAAGACATGAAAGCTGCAATTAGAATCGACACAAAGAAACTTTGTGAAAGTTCAGCAGCAGGAGAGGGAGGAGGGGGCTCCATGTCCAGCATGAGAAGGTGCAGACGTGGGTGCCCGAGTTGCAGTTTCCGATACAGATATAAATGCCGCCATTGAGAGGATAATGCACAGACAAGTATATGGAGACAAAGATCTTGTCGCCGCCATTTTTACTCTCTAATGCTTTGGCTAGATCGATACCAGGGACATTGTATACTGACCTTTTTACATAGGTGACAACTGGTCTTGATTGTATCTGCTTCAATTTCTGGTCATCATGCATCGGATATCTGAGAAAAAAACTGAGTCAATGTTCACGCAGTGCTAGGTTGAGTCAAATTTCTAGTTTTTCGCAATATGGTTAAATATTTGGAGTCTAAAAAGGACTGCTTAAAAATGTTTTCCAAGAAACCCCTATTTTATTTGTCATCATTCTTTAAAATAAATCGGTTTTGGTTCTGGAACTAGAACATATGATTATTGAGATTGTACTTGCAAGAGGTTTGCCAATATTTATTCTGTCTTGTCTAGAGTTGTATACTCGTGGAGTTGTCATCATCATCATGGATCATTAATAATATGCTATTCATCAAAGAAGTCTTGAATCCCTTCAAAGCATCCTTGACATCTTTGCATGTTTTGCCTTTCCTTGATTCTAATACATGCCACGGTGCATCATCATAAGCAACATGCCAGTCTGTTCTTATTTTTGTCTTTTTACAACAACATGCTAGTCTGTTGTTCTTTCTTAATTTTGACAGCTAATAGAATCATTGACTTTGTGAGACATAAGTTTTTTTACAAGCAAAAATATTTTGCGGGGATCATGAGTGAAGACTAGAGTTGAAAtggattttaaaatatataataaacacCATAATGAAATGAGAAGAAAAGTAAATTGGAAAACATTTATTATTAGAGATTGAAGaggacaattttttaaaaaaaattaacatagtCAGTCTGATTGGTTCGAGCTACTGTAGAGTGAAAGAAAACGTACCTGATTATAACACCATGGCTAGATCTATTCTAAAAAACATCTTCTTCTTTCACAGTAAGCTCTACAGGGAAGATACAACAATTTAACAACTAAAGCCAAGTCATTCAATTAACCACCCCcttcaccaaaaaaaaaaaaaaacaacaaaaattaaGAATGTCACATATGTCTGCCCCTTGAACGAATGCTAGTCGCCCTTGATGCCATAGCTCTCAAATTTTCTCTAGCGGGTACCACCCTAAACGCCTCCATAAATTCTTCCCTCTGCAATCTGAAAGCCAATGCGGCATCTCCATCCTGGCTTGGCAAATCTCTCCTTAAACTAGCTTCTCCTCTGTCTGAAGTTCCAGAAATTCTTGAACTTCGGCTTCTGAGTCGACGACTTCTTCTATCTGATTCTGTGCCATCTGTTTCTGGATTGTTTAATGCTTGAATAGATCTGTTTCTCATGCTAGGATTTCTTGTTATGGCTGGACTACTTTCCTCTCGAATCGATTCAGTAGTAGCATCTGAGGTAGTCACTGCTTTTCTTGCTTCAACTTCTTTTGGAAATAGGAGCTGAATTGTATTCCAGAGAACTGTGTTCACGGTGCAGTACCTCCAATTGCTGCCACAATTAAGAcacattaataaattaaatcaatcgGTCTTGTATTTTATCACTTTGATACGCTAAAAGAACAGCAACTACTACTGCCTTGTGTACCTGATAAGTTGCCTGCACTTTGGGCATCGCTTCCCACATTTGTCAGCTGCAGAACGCAAACATTGTTTGCAAAAACTGCCATATACAAAAGTAAATAATTCCGTATCTATTCGAATCACGTGTTTTAGATAAATGATGAGAAAGATGCCTTAATAGTCGAGCTACATTGTTTTCTTACCTGTGTCCACAAGGTGTGGTACTCGGTTCATAACATATCTCCAGACAGATCTGCCCATATGACACCACATTCTCAAGTTGGAAGCTCAAGATTGTGACAAAAAATATCACCATAAACGCGAAGGAAACAAATCTAGATTCTCTTACTGCACATGAAAGTTCTTCACGAAGCTGATCAAGGCAAGGGATCACAGGGCTTGAGTTAGAAACACCTGAGTCCTTAGCATCGTCTTTAATCGATTCTCCTCCGTTCTTCTCTACTTTAGCTATAATATTCACCTCTATATTCTTTCTCTCACATCCTAAAATAATCAAAGCCAAAAAATTAATGCAACTCCCAAAACCCTTCAGTAATTGTATGAAGAGAGAGCCAAAATCATTGGAATTAATTAGAACCTTGTTGATTTGATGTTGAATCATCATCTTCTTCAAGATGAAGAACGGTCACAGGTATGGAAACTGGACCATTCCTATGAGCCCTACGTTTTCTGTAAAGACCACCACGCACTTTGGCATTTCAACAAATTTATTGAAGAAAAATCGAAATGATTGTACTTGATAGTGAGGCAACATTCATGGCAAGAAGAAAGTAAAATCCCCACACTACGAAAACAGATGGCGATGATAAAAATAAGATCTTTTCTGATCAATCTTCATTTCTGTTAATAATTAATTCAGTATAaaagaaataataatataaaacaaaacTCGGGCACGTGATTAAGAGACACTGGAGAACTCATAAGAAATAATCCAGAAAAAACAATTACAAATCACAGTGTGCATTTTACCTTCTTGAATATGTTGGTGGGGTCTTGAAATCCGATCTTCTCCGCTGCTTGCACAATCTGTCCGGTGTATCTTCAACAATATGAGTGGCAATCAGAAGTGCTTCTTCATCCCATCCGGCCATGGCGACGACAGATCGAAACCTTGGACTGAACAAATTTTGATTTCTCGGGCCATCTTCAGAAATAACTTGATTATCAATTTCTGGGTTATCGGGACTCTCATTCGGAACCTCCGTATCCGACATTTTCTTGTAACCTTTTTCTCCCACGGGATTCGCAATATTTGAAAGGAAGAAAATAGCTCTAACGGTCATATATCTGGGTGAGTTGTTTGGTGTGATGCGGTAAAAAATGGGCTTTGTGAAAACAATAGAGTCCAATAAAAATTACTTCTCCAAATATGTCAATCGTTTTGCAACTTTTTTACTTGAGAATATATTCATTGTCTTGGTTAGAGAATGAAGCAGCAGCACCAATACAAGACAAAGGAAGgggtttttttatttaaataatgtaatttaaaaaaaaataaaaaataatgttaaaaaaaaaacattttcaaaactacGGCAATTCGCGCTTACGGAGCGCGGATGCTGCTCACGTGGAGAATTTTAGCGACGGACTATATATAAAAACCATCGCTAAAATTGAATCAGCGATGATTTTTAAACTAAAAATCGTCGCTCAACCGTCGCTGTAATtgaataaaccgtcgctaatttcagcga
Protein-coding sequences here:
- the LOC142515191 gene encoding uncharacterized protein LOC142515191 — protein: MTVRAIFFLSNIANPVGEKGYKKMSDTEVPNESPDNPEIDNQVISEDGPRNQNLFSPRFRSVVAMAGWDEEALLIATHIVEDTPDRLCKQRRRSDFKTPPTYSRRKRRAHRNGPVSIPVTVLHLEEDDDSTSNQQGCERKNIEVNIIAKVEKNGGESIKDDAKDSGVSNSSPVIPCLDQLREELSCAICLEICYEPSTTPCGHSFCKQCLRSAADKCGKRCPKCRQLISNWRYCTVNTVLWNTIQLLFPKEVEARKAVTTSDATTESIREESSPAITRNPSMRNRSIQALNNPETDGTESDRRSRRLRSRSSRISGTSDRGEASLRRDLPSQDGDAALAFRLQREEFMEAFRVVPARENLRAMASRATSIRSRGRHM